The following proteins are co-located in the Bacillus pumilus genome:
- the murA gene encoding UDP-N-acetylglucosamine 1-carboxyvinyltransferase, whose amino-acid sequence MEKIIVRGGQKLNGTVKVEGAKNAVLPVIAASLLASTEKSVICDVPTLSDVYTINEVLRHLGAEVHFENNEVSVDASHALETEAPFEYVRKMRASVLVMGPLLARTGHARVALPGGCAIGSRPIDQHLKGFEAMGAKIQVGNGFIEAEVEGRLKGAKIYLDFPSVGATENIIMAAALAEGTTILENVAKEPEIVDLANYINAMGGKVRGAGTGTIKIEGVATLHGAKHNIIPDRIEAGTFMVAAAITEGNVLVKGAVPEHMTSLVAKMEEMGIQIIEEEEGLRVIGPSELKPIDLKTMPHPGFPTDMQSQMMALLLRANGTSMITETVFENRFMHAEEFRRMNGDIKIEGRSVIINGPVQLQGAEVSATDLRAGAALVLAGLVAEGHTRVTELKHIDRGYVNFHQKLAAIGADIERVKDESADVTQEQIVSDLNA is encoded by the coding sequence TTGGAAAAAATCATCGTCCGCGGCGGTCAAAAGTTAAACGGCACAGTTAAAGTAGAAGGCGCAAAAAATGCCGTTTTACCAGTTATCGCTGCATCTTTGTTAGCAAGTACAGAAAAAAGCGTAATTTGTGATGTACCTACGCTCTCCGATGTATATACAATCAATGAAGTGTTACGTCATTTAGGAGCAGAAGTACATTTTGAAAATAACGAAGTATCAGTAGATGCATCTCATGCACTAGAAACTGAGGCTCCGTTTGAGTATGTGCGTAAAATGCGAGCATCTGTGCTCGTCATGGGACCACTTTTAGCAAGAACAGGTCATGCAAGAGTCGCATTACCTGGAGGCTGTGCGATTGGTTCAAGACCAATTGATCAGCATTTAAAAGGCTTCGAAGCAATGGGAGCTAAAATTCAAGTAGGCAATGGTTTCATCGAGGCTGAAGTAGAAGGCCGTTTAAAAGGTGCAAAAATCTATTTGGATTTCCCAAGTGTGGGTGCAACTGAAAACATCATCATGGCAGCAGCACTAGCTGAAGGAACAACGATTTTAGAAAACGTAGCAAAAGAACCTGAAATTGTTGATTTGGCAAACTACATCAATGCCATGGGCGGTAAGGTTCGCGGGGCTGGTACTGGTACAATCAAAATCGAAGGTGTGGCAACACTTCACGGTGCAAAACACAACATCATCCCTGACAGAATTGAAGCGGGTACTTTCATGGTGGCAGCAGCCATTACAGAAGGAAATGTTCTTGTAAAAGGCGCAGTGCCAGAGCACATGACATCACTTGTTGCAAAAATGGAAGAAATGGGTATTCAGATCATTGAAGAAGAAGAAGGTTTAAGAGTGATTGGACCATCTGAGCTCAAGCCAATCGATCTAAAAACAATGCCGCATCCTGGGTTCCCAACGGATATGCAGTCTCAGATGATGGCGCTATTGCTTCGTGCGAACGGAACAAGCATGATCACAGAAACTGTGTTTGAAAACCGTTTTATGCATGCTGAAGAATTCCGCCGCATGAATGGCGATATTAAAATTGAGGGTCGCTCTGTGATTATCAATGGGCCGGTTCAACTTCAAGGTGCTGAAGTTTCAGCGACTGACTTAAGAGCAGGAGCAGCACTTGTACTTGCTGGATTAGTGGCAGAAGGTCATACACGTGTCACTGAATTGAAGCATATTGACCGTGGATATGTGAACTTCCACCAAAAACTTGCAGCAATCGGTGCAGATATTGAAAGAGTAAAAGATGAATCAGCTGATGTTACACAAGAACAAATTGTGTCAGATCTGAACGCGTAA
- the atpD gene encoding F0F1 ATP synthase subunit beta, with protein sequence MKTGRISQIMGPVVDVRFEDGHLPEIYNAIKVSHKAESESEVDIDLTLEVALHLGDDTVRTIAMASTDGVKRGMEAVDVGSPISVPVGNVTLGRVFNVLGDNIDLDEPLGVEAQRDPIHRQAPSFDQLSTEVEILETGIKVVDLLAPYIKGGKIGLFGGAGVGKTVLIQELINNIAQEHGGISVFAGVGERTREGNDLYYEMKDSGVIEKTAMVFGQMNEPPGARMRVALTGLTMAEHFRDEQGQDVLFFIDNIYRFTQAGSEVSALLGRMPSAVGYQPTLATEMGQLQERITSTNVGSVTSIQAIYVPADDYTDPAPATTFAHLDATTNLERKLTEMGIYPAVDPLASTSRALAPEIVGEEHYAIAREVQQTLQRYKELQDIIAILGMDELSEDDKLVVHRARRVQFFLSQNFHVAEQFTGQKGSYVPLKETVKGFKEILSGKYDHLPEDAFRLVGRIEEVVEKAKEMGVEA encoded by the coding sequence ATGAAAACAGGACGCATCAGTCAGATCATGGGACCAGTCGTAGACGTTCGTTTTGAAGACGGTCACTTGCCTGAGATTTATAATGCGATCAAAGTTTCGCATAAAGCGGAAAGCGAAAGTGAAGTTGATATCGACTTAACTTTAGAAGTAGCACTACATTTAGGTGATGATACAGTGAGAACCATCGCAATGGCATCAACAGACGGTGTTAAGCGCGGCATGGAAGCTGTAGACGTTGGATCACCAATTTCAGTACCAGTTGGTAACGTAACACTTGGACGTGTATTCAACGTACTGGGAGATAACATTGACTTAGATGAGCCACTTGGTGTGGAAGCTCAGAGAGATCCAATCCACAGACAAGCGCCTTCTTTTGATCAACTTTCTACAGAAGTTGAAATTCTTGAAACAGGTATCAAAGTTGTTGACCTTCTAGCTCCTTATATCAAGGGTGGAAAGATCGGTCTATTCGGTGGAGCCGGTGTAGGTAAAACCGTTCTGATTCAAGAATTAATCAACAACATCGCACAAGAACATGGCGGTATTTCTGTATTCGCTGGTGTTGGAGAGCGTACACGTGAAGGAAACGACCTTTACTACGAAATGAAAGATTCTGGCGTTATCGAAAAAACAGCGATGGTCTTCGGTCAAATGAACGAGCCACCAGGTGCACGTATGCGTGTTGCCTTAACTGGTTTGACAATGGCAGAGCATTTCCGTGATGAACAAGGTCAAGACGTATTGTTCTTCATCGATAACATCTATCGTTTTACACAAGCAGGTTCTGAAGTATCAGCCCTTCTTGGACGTATGCCTTCAGCGGTAGGTTATCAGCCGACACTTGCAACAGAAATGGGTCAGCTGCAAGAGCGTATCACGTCTACAAACGTAGGATCGGTTACATCGATTCAAGCGATCTATGTACCTGCGGATGACTATACGGATCCAGCTCCAGCCACAACGTTCGCTCACCTTGATGCAACGACGAACCTTGAGCGTAAGCTGACAGAAATGGGTATTTACCCAGCGGTTGATCCACTTGCATCAACATCTCGTGCACTTGCACCTGAGATTGTTGGCGAAGAGCATTATGCGATTGCGCGTGAAGTTCAGCAAACATTGCAACGTTATAAAGAGCTACAAGATATCATTGCCATTTTAGGTATGGATGAATTATCTGAGGACGATAAGCTTGTGGTACACAGAGCACGTCGTGTTCAATTCTTCCTATCTCAAAACTTCCACGTAGCAGAACAGTTCACTGGCCAAAAAGGTTCTTACGTGCCATTGAAAGAAACTGTTAAAGGCTTCAAGGAAATCTTATCTGGTAAATACGATCACCTTCCAGAAGATGCATTCCGCTTAGTTGGACGCATTGAAGAAGTGGTTGAAAAAGCCAAAGAGATGGGTGTAGAGGCCTAA
- a CDS encoding F0F1 ATP synthase subunit delta, translated as MSVTIVSKRYASALFDIVLASSAVDETEKELNEIKKVLKADQELNDFLVHPKITADKKKHLIAEAFKGVSTYVLHTMYLLIDRGRTNIFPEMTSEFVKLANRTKQIDDAIVYSVKPLSGAEIQSLSEVFAKKAGVTSLRVENVIDKDLIGGVKIRIGNRIYDGSVSGKLSRIERQLAGENR; from the coding sequence ATGAGCGTAACTATTGTCTCTAAGCGTTACGCTTCTGCTCTTTTTGACATCGTTCTTGCTTCTTCGGCAGTAGACGAAACTGAAAAAGAGCTGAATGAGATCAAAAAAGTGCTAAAGGCTGATCAAGAACTGAACGACTTTCTTGTTCATCCGAAGATTACGGCAGACAAAAAGAAACATTTGATTGCAGAAGCTTTCAAAGGTGTTTCAACTTATGTATTGCACACAATGTATTTACTGATTGACCGCGGACGCACGAATATTTTTCCTGAAATGACGTCTGAGTTTGTGAAACTTGCAAACCGTACGAAACAAATAGACGATGCGATCGTGTATTCAGTTAAACCGCTTAGCGGGGCTGAAATTCAATCATTATCTGAAGTATTTGCCAAAAAAGCCGGAGTCACATCACTGCGTGTTGAAAATGTGATTGACAAGGATCTAATAGGCGGAGTGAAAATCCGTATCGGAAACCGCATTTATGACGGCAGTGTCAGCGGAAAGCTTTCCCGCATTGAACGTCAGCTTGCAGGCGAAAATCGTTAG
- a CDS encoding YwmB family TATA-box binding protein, protein MRNYLKGWPLFAFILFFVLMIQGVRAEESSPLAQIAEGLKNQQIEVDGWTLHAKKNVDISSEQFSKKVKRLKDELRQYEWTEKKEKHVTKVTGMYKDEKNDTLSKILLVKTDTKSNQKSYLLYEQKGARPLNTWEHTYDQFVRHAKSILQEKFVIFTCLDGHVNGMMDVVLQKKAEMLAKEFQAKPVEYLVESNFVSLSAYTDKWEQFIMTSNDKMNVQIAIRSSEMNENHTITVGTPIVTTEY, encoded by the coding sequence GTGAGAAATTATTTGAAAGGCTGGCCATTATTTGCGTTTATTCTTTTTTTTGTTCTGATGATTCAAGGTGTTCGTGCGGAAGAATCTTCCCCACTCGCTCAAATAGCAGAAGGTCTGAAAAACCAGCAAATCGAAGTCGATGGCTGGACCCTTCATGCCAAAAAAAATGTAGACATTTCATCCGAACAATTTTCAAAAAAAGTGAAACGTTTGAAAGACGAACTACGACAGTATGAGTGGACCGAAAAAAAAGAGAAACATGTCACCAAAGTCACAGGAATGTACAAAGATGAAAAAAATGATACCTTATCGAAAATTTTACTCGTGAAGACCGACACAAAATCAAACCAAAAGTCGTATTTATTATATGAGCAAAAAGGTGCTCGCCCACTGAATACCTGGGAGCATACATATGATCAGTTCGTACGTCATGCAAAAAGCATATTACAAGAAAAATTTGTGATTTTTACTTGTCTCGATGGTCATGTAAATGGTATGATGGATGTTGTTTTGCAAAAAAAAGCTGAAATGTTAGCAAAAGAATTTCAAGCAAAACCAGTTGAGTATCTCGTTGAGTCTAATTTTGTGTCGCTTTCCGCTTACACAGATAAGTGGGAACAGTTCATTATGACTTCAAATGATAAAATGAATGTTCAAATTGCCATCAGAAGTTCGGAAATGAACGAAAATCATACGATTACGGTTGGCACACCAATCGTAACGACTGAATATTAA
- the atpF gene encoding F0F1 ATP synthase subunit B — protein sequence MSQLPVVLGAGGLSFNAGDMLFQLIAMLILLALLKKFALKPLLGIMKQREDYIGNEISSAEQKHVQAENLLEEQRVLLKEAREESHTLIENAKKLGEKQKEEIIQAARQESERLKESARTEIVKEKEQAVAALREQVASLSVLIASKVIEKELDEQAQEKLIQEYLKEAGESR from the coding sequence ATGTCTCAGTTACCAGTGGTTTTAGGAGCAGGAGGCTTAAGTTTCAACGCCGGGGATATGTTATTCCAGCTGATCGCTATGCTCATCCTGCTTGCACTTTTAAAGAAATTTGCGCTTAAACCTTTATTAGGTATTATGAAGCAGCGTGAAGATTATATAGGAAATGAAATTTCAAGTGCTGAACAAAAGCATGTTCAAGCTGAAAATCTTCTTGAAGAACAACGTGTTTTATTGAAAGAAGCACGTGAAGAATCACATACACTCATCGAAAATGCGAAAAAGCTTGGTGAGAAACAAAAAGAAGAAATCATTCAAGCAGCACGTCAAGAGTCAGAGCGCTTGAAAGAATCTGCTAGAACTGAAATCGTGAAAGAAAAAGAACAAGCTGTGGCTGCGCTGCGTGAGCAGGTTGCATCACTATCTGTGCTAATTGCTTCTAAAGTGATTGAAAAAGAACTTGATGAGCAAGCACAAGAGAAATTGATCCAAGAGTATCTTAAAGAGGCAGGCGAAAGCCGATGA
- a CDS encoding F0F1 ATP synthase subunit gamma, translating into MASLRDIKSRITSTKKSSQITKAMQMVSAAKLNRAENNAKSFVPYMEKIQEVVAAIATGTSAKHPMLLSRPVKKTGYLVITSDRGLAGPFNSSILRAAYQTIQSRHQSADEYAVIVIGKIGRDFFKKRGIPVISEVTGLGDEVAFADIKELASSTVQMFSDGAFDELYMFYNHFVSAISQEVTEKKLLPLTDLSAAATPNKRSASYEFEPSEEEILEVLLPQYAESLIFGALLDSKASEHAARMTAMKSATDNAKELIDNLTLSYNRARQAAITQEITEIVGGAAALE; encoded by the coding sequence TTGGCCTCATTACGCGATATTAAGTCAAGGATCACGTCAACGAAAAAATCGAGTCAGATCACAAAAGCGATGCAAATGGTATCAGCTGCGAAACTGAATCGTGCTGAAAACAATGCGAAGTCTTTTGTTCCTTACATGGAGAAAATCCAAGAAGTCGTTGCAGCAATAGCAACTGGAACAAGTGCTAAGCACCCAATGCTTCTTTCAAGACCTGTCAAAAAAACAGGGTATCTCGTCATTACATCTGATCGAGGGCTTGCAGGACCTTTTAACAGCTCGATTTTGCGTGCCGCTTACCAAACCATTCAATCTCGTCATCAATCCGCTGATGAATATGCGGTGATTGTCATTGGTAAAATCGGACGCGACTTCTTCAAAAAGCGCGGTATTCCAGTTATTTCTGAAGTAACAGGGCTTGGTGATGAAGTAGCGTTTGCTGATATTAAAGAATTAGCAAGCAGTACAGTTCAAATGTTCTCTGATGGAGCGTTTGATGAACTTTACATGTTCTACAACCATTTTGTCAGTGCCATTTCACAAGAAGTAACAGAGAAAAAATTATTGCCGCTAACGGACCTTTCGGCCGCAGCGACACCAAATAAACGTTCCGCATCTTATGAGTTTGAGCCTTCTGAAGAAGAAATTCTAGAAGTTCTCCTTCCTCAATATGCAGAGAGTTTGATTTTCGGTGCGCTTCTTGACAGCAAAGCCAGTGAACATGCTGCAAGAATGACAGCAATGAAGAGTGCAACAGACAACGCGAAAGAATTGATCGACAACCTGACACTCTCTTATAACCGTGCTCGTCAAGCAGCGATTACACAAGAGATTACAGAAATTGTCGGCGGAGCAGCTGCCTTAGAATAG
- a CDS encoding F0F1 ATP synthase subunit epsilon — protein sequence MKTVQVNIVTPDGPVYEADVEMVSVRAESGELGILAGHVPMVAPLKIGAVRLKHSGSTELVAVSGGFVEVRPEKVTILAQAAETSDKVDVDRAKSAKQRAEEHLNHPNESDVRRAELALKRALNRLNAAGK from the coding sequence ATGAAGACCGTTCAAGTCAATATCGTTACTCCCGACGGCCCAGTGTATGAAGCGGATGTGGAAATGGTCAGTGTCAGAGCAGAAAGCGGTGAGCTTGGTATTTTAGCTGGCCACGTTCCAATGGTTGCTCCGCTAAAAATCGGTGCAGTTCGCTTAAAACATAGTGGATCAACTGAATTGGTTGCAGTAAGTGGCGGATTTGTTGAAGTTCGCCCTGAAAAAGTAACCATTCTTGCTCAGGCCGCTGAAACATCAGACAAAGTTGATGTAGATCGTGCGAAATCAGCGAAACAGCGTGCTGAAGAGCATTTGAACCACCCGAATGAAAGTGATGTACGCCGGGCGGAACTCGCATTAAAACGGGCGTTAAACCGTTTAAATGCAGCAGGGAAATAA
- the atpA gene encoding F0F1 ATP synthase subunit alpha yields MSIKAEEISALIKQQIQNYQSEIEVKDVGTVIQVGDGIARVHGLDNIMAGELVEFSNGVMGMAQNLEESNVGIVILGPYKDIREGDDVKRTGRIMEVPVGEELIGRIVNPLGQPVDGLGPILTSKTRPIESEAPGVMDRKSVHEPLQTGIKAIDALIPIGRGQRELIIGDRQTGKTSVAIDTILNQKDQNMICIYVAIGQKESTVRGVVETLRKHGALDYTIVVTASASQPAPLLYLAPYAGVTMGEEFMYNGKHVLVVYDDLSKQAAAYRELSLLLRRPPGREAFPGDVFYLHSRLLERAAKLSDEKGGGSITALPFVETQAGDISAYIPTNVISITDGQIFLQSDLFFSGVRPAVNAGLSVSRVGGSAQIKAMKKVAGTLRLDLASYRELEAFAQFGSDLDQATQAKLNRGARTVEVLKQDLNKPLKVEKQVAILYALTKGYLDDVAIADVKRFEAELFMYIEENHKDLFDTISQTGNMPADEEWNTAIEGFKRTFAPSN; encoded by the coding sequence GTGAGTATCAAAGCTGAAGAGATTAGCGCGCTGATAAAGCAGCAAATCCAAAACTATCAATCTGAAATCGAAGTAAAAGATGTCGGTACAGTCATTCAAGTAGGGGACGGTATCGCGCGTGTACATGGCCTTGACAACATTATGGCAGGAGAACTGGTTGAGTTCTCTAACGGTGTAATGGGTATGGCTCAAAACCTTGAGGAGTCTAACGTAGGTATCGTTATTTTAGGACCTTACAAAGATATCCGCGAAGGTGATGACGTAAAACGTACAGGTCGTATCATGGAGGTTCCAGTAGGTGAAGAGTTAATCGGTCGTATTGTGAACCCACTTGGTCAGCCTGTTGATGGACTAGGTCCAATCTTAACAAGCAAAACACGTCCAATCGAAAGTGAAGCACCAGGCGTTATGGATCGTAAATCTGTACATGAGCCGCTTCAAACAGGAATTAAAGCGATTGATGCCTTGATTCCAATCGGACGTGGACAGCGTGAATTGATCATTGGTGACCGTCAAACAGGTAAAACATCTGTTGCAATTGATACGATCCTAAACCAAAAAGATCAAAACATGATCTGTATCTATGTAGCGATCGGACAAAAAGAATCAACAGTTCGTGGCGTTGTTGAAACACTACGTAAGCATGGTGCGCTTGATTACACAATCGTTGTGACAGCTTCTGCATCACAGCCAGCTCCACTTCTTTACCTTGCTCCATATGCAGGTGTAACGATGGGGGAGGAATTCATGTATAACGGCAAGCACGTACTTGTTGTATATGATGACCTTTCTAAACAAGCGGCAGCTTACCGTGAGCTTTCATTATTGCTTCGTCGTCCTCCAGGTCGTGAGGCATTCCCTGGTGATGTTTTCTACCTTCACTCTCGTTTATTAGAACGTGCAGCGAAGCTTAGTGACGAAAAGGGTGGCGGTTCTATCACAGCATTGCCTTTCGTAGAAACGCAGGCTGGTGATATCTCTGCATATATCCCAACAAACGTGATTTCGATCACAGATGGACAGATCTTCTTACAATCTGATCTCTTCTTCTCAGGCGTACGTCCAGCAGTAAACGCAGGATTGTCTGTATCCCGTGTAGGTGGTTCTGCACAAATCAAAGCGATGAAAAAGGTAGCAGGTACACTTCGTTTGGACCTTGCTTCATATCGTGAGCTTGAAGCATTCGCTCAGTTTGGATCTGATCTAGACCAAGCGACTCAAGCGAAATTAAACCGTGGTGCAAGAACAGTTGAAGTCTTAAAACAAGACTTGAACAAACCGCTTAAAGTTGAAAAACAAGTAGCGATTCTTTATGCACTGACAAAAGGATACTTAGACGATGTGGCAATTGCTGATGTCAAACGTTTTGAAGCTGAGTTATTCATGTACATTGAAGAAAACCATAAAGACTTGTTCGATACAATCTCTCAAACAGGAAACATGCCTGCTGATGAAGAGTGGAATACAGCAATCGAAGGCTTTAAACGTACGTTTGCGCCAAGCAACTAA
- a CDS encoding ATP synthase subunit I codes for MNDPNAIFRRQSKYMLYLLAIFVFGYAMPGFKPLFLGFIIGTIFAFFNLFLLIRRMHAFDRAVKKGKSIRSMGSTARWANAILAVAIAWRYPNEVHLAGVVIGLMTIYPVIMIDSFIQLKRSTMEER; via the coding sequence ATGAACGATCCAAACGCGATTTTCCGCAGACAGAGTAAATACATGTTGTATCTATTGGCAATTTTTGTGTTTGGCTATGCCATGCCTGGTTTTAAACCACTGTTCCTCGGTTTCATTATCGGCACAATTTTTGCTTTCTTTAATTTATTCCTACTTATACGGAGAATGCACGCTTTTGATCGGGCGGTTAAAAAAGGAAAATCCATTCGTTCAATGGGAAGTACAGCCAGGTGGGCCAACGCGATTCTCGCAGTAGCGATTGCTTGGCGTTACCCTAATGAAGTTCATCTGGCAGGTGTTGTTATAGGATTAATGACAATATATCCTGTCATTATGATAGATTCCTTCATTCAACTTAAACGTTCTACTATGGAAGAGAGGTGA
- the atpE gene encoding F0F1 ATP synthase subunit C, producing the protein MNLIAAAIAIGLGALGAGIGNGLIVSKTVEGIARQPEAGRELRTLMFIGVALVEALPIIAVVIAFLAFFG; encoded by the coding sequence ATGAATTTAATAGCAGCAGCAATTGCAATCGGTTTAGGAGCACTAGGAGCAGGTATTGGTAACGGTCTAATCGTATCTAAAACAGTTGAAGGAATCGCTCGTCAGCCAGAAGCTGGTAGAGAACTAAGAACACTTATGTTTATCGGGGTCGCTTTAGTTGAGGCACTTCCAATTATCGCTGTCGTTATCGCATTCTTGGCATTCTTTGGTTAA
- the atpB gene encoding F0F1 ATP synthase subunit A, whose product MGHSSKTTEFLGLTFNLSNVLMITIASIIVLLIAVLTTRVLSIRPTKAQNFMEWIVDFVRNIIGSSMDMKTGAPFLALGVTLLMYIFVSNMLGLPFSITVDHNLWWKSPTADPAITMTLAIMVMGLTHYYGVKAKGVKEYTKDYFRPIPLLVPLKLIEEFANTLTLGLRLYGNIFAGEILLGLLAGLATNFYTQNIALGIVGTLGAIVPMIVWQAFSLFVGTIQAFIFTMLTMVYISHKVSDEH is encoded by the coding sequence TTGGGTCACAGTTCAAAAACTACAGAATTTTTAGGGTTAACGTTCAACTTATCCAATGTTCTCATGATTACGATTGCTAGTATCATCGTTCTTCTCATAGCGGTGCTGACTACTCGTGTTCTGTCTATTCGTCCGACAAAGGCGCAGAACTTCATGGAATGGATTGTTGATTTTGTTCGAAATATCATAGGTAGTTCGATGGACATGAAAACAGGAGCCCCATTTCTAGCGCTTGGCGTTACATTACTCATGTACATATTTGTTTCAAACATGCTTGGACTGCCATTCTCGATTACGGTCGATCACAACTTGTGGTGGAAATCACCAACAGCAGACCCAGCAATCACAATGACACTAGCGATTATGGTCATGGGATTGACACATTACTACGGTGTCAAGGCAAAAGGAGTCAAGGAATATACGAAAGACTACTTTAGACCAATTCCGCTTTTAGTACCATTGAAACTTATTGAAGAATTTGCAAACACGCTAACACTTGGTTTGCGTCTTTACGGAAATATTTTCGCTGGAGAGATTCTTCTTGGTTTACTTGCAGGACTTGCGACCAATTTCTACACGCAAAACATTGCGCTTGGTATCGTTGGTACATTAGGTGCCATCGTGCCGATGATTGTATGGCAGGCATTCAGTTTGTTTGTCGGAACAATCCAGGCATTTATCTTCACCATGCTGACAATGGTGTACATATCCCATAAAGTCAGCGACGAACACTAA
- the upp gene encoding uracil phosphoribosyltransferase → MAKVYVFDHPLIQHKLTYIRDVHTGTKEFRELVDEVATLMAFEITRDLPLEEVDVETPVQVAKSNVISGKKLGVVPILRAGLGMVDGILKLIPAAKVGHVGLYRDPKTLKPVEYYVKLPSDVEEREFIVVDPMLATGGSAVEALNSLKKRGAKNIRFMCLIAAPEGVEEMQKHHPDVDIYIAALDEKLNEKGYIIPGLGDAGDRMYGTK, encoded by the coding sequence ATGGCAAAGGTTTATGTATTTGATCACCCGCTAATTCAGCACAAACTTACATATATTCGTGACGTTCATACAGGAACAAAAGAATTTAGAGAGCTAGTGGATGAAGTCGCCACATTAATGGCATTCGAAATCACAAGAGACTTACCGCTTGAAGAGGTAGATGTAGAAACACCTGTACAAGTAGCTAAATCAAACGTGATCTCAGGGAAAAAACTCGGTGTTGTGCCAATTTTAAGAGCAGGTCTTGGAATGGTAGACGGGATTTTGAAGCTCATTCCAGCTGCTAAAGTGGGACATGTCGGTTTATACCGTGATCCGAAAACATTAAAGCCTGTTGAATATTATGTGAAGCTTCCATCTGATGTGGAAGAGCGTGAATTTATCGTCGTAGACCCAATGCTTGCAACTGGCGGCTCAGCAGTCGAAGCGTTAAACAGCTTGAAAAAACGCGGTGCGAAAAACATCCGCTTCATGTGTCTGATTGCTGCCCCTGAAGGTGTAGAAGAAATGCAAAAACATCATCCAGATGTGGATATCTACATTGCAGCATTAGATGAGAAATTAAACGAAAAAGGTTACATCATCCCAGGCCTTGGTGATGCTGGTGACCGTATGTATGGAACAAAATAA
- a CDS encoding DUF1146 family protein: protein MEDVGQQAIVSIVIHLFFIAITWWALLAVNIDPLIKKGKIIQARLLMMLITIAIASAVSNFFLDYLNFSRQIPYMF from the coding sequence ATGGAAGACGTAGGACAACAAGCAATTGTGAGTATTGTGATCCACCTATTTTTTATTGCCATTACGTGGTGGGCATTGCTTGCCGTAAATATTGATCCACTGATTAAAAAAGGGAAAATCATTCAGGCAAGATTGCTGATGATGCTCATCACCATTGCTATCGCATCTGCGGTCAGCAATTTCTTCCTTGATTATTTAAATTTCTCCAGACAAATTCCTTATATGTTCTAA